A window from Zingiber officinale cultivar Zhangliang chromosome 7A, Zo_v1.1, whole genome shotgun sequence encodes these proteins:
- the LOC122002194 gene encoding auxin-induced protein 15A-like — MEVLFFIKGRKKSSEREKEVIKDSLLHGKEMVVPKGCMAVYVGEELRRFVIPTSYLCLPVFRQLMERVREEFGFDQAGGLRIPCDEKDFEQLLQVLRVQARSSGKKGKKLMRNLI, encoded by the coding sequence ATGGAAGTACTGTTCTTCATCAAAGGGAGGAAGAAGTCGtcggagagggagaaggaggtgATCAAGGATTCGTTGTTGCATGGCAAGGAGATGGTGGTGCCGAAGGGGTGCATGGCGGTGTACGTGGGGGAGGAGCTGAGGCGATTCGTGATCCCGACGAGTTACCTGTGCCTGCCGGTGTTCCGGCAGCTGATGGAGAGGGTGAGGGAGGAGTTCGGGTTCGACCAGGCCGGCGGGCTGCGGATCCCCTGCGACGAGAAAGACTTCGAGCAGCTGCTGCAAGTGTTGCGAGTGCAGGCGAGATCCTCGGGGAAGAAGGGCAAGAAGCTGATGAGGAACTTGATATGA